A genomic region of Papaver somniferum cultivar HN1 chromosome 7, ASM357369v1, whole genome shotgun sequence contains the following coding sequences:
- the LOC113300014 gene encoding thioredoxin-like protein YLS8 → MSYLLPHLHSGWAVDQAILAEEERLVVIRFGHDWDETCMQMDEVLSSVAETIKNFAVIYLVDITEVPDFNTMYELYDPSTVMFFFRNKHIMIDLGTGNNNKINWALKDKQEFIDIIETVYRGARKGRGLVIAPKDYSTKYRY, encoded by the exons atgTCTTACCTTCTTCCTCATTTGCACTCTGGTTGGGCTGTCGACCAAGCCATCCTCGCTGAGGAGGAACGTCTCGTTGTCATTAGATTCGGTCACGACTGGGATGAAACTTGCATGCAG ATGGATGAGGTATTATCTTCAGTTGCTGAGACGATTAAGAACTTTGCAGTGATCTATCTGGTTGACATCACTGAGGTACCTGACTTTAACACCATGTACGAACTGTACGACCCTTCAACAGTCATGTTTTTTTTCCGCAACAAACACATAATGATTGATTTGGGGACCGGAAACAACAATAAGATAAATTGGGCGCTTAAGGACAAGCAGGAGTTCATCGACATCATTGAGACTGTCTATCGCGGGGCCAGGAAAGGTCGAGGTCTTGTGATAGCACCCAAAGATTACTCTACCAAGTACCGTTACTAG